A single window of Aspergillus puulaauensis MK2 DNA, chromosome 5, nearly complete sequence DNA harbors:
- a CDS encoding uncharacterized protein (COG:G;~EggNog:ENOG410QDHP;~InterPro:IPR020846,IPR011701,IPR036259;~PFAM:PF07690;~TransMembrane:12 (i42-62o82-104i111-129o135-160i172-191o203-221i274-295o307-329i336-357o363-383i395-415o427-448i);~go_function: GO:0022857 - transmembrane transporter activity [Evidence IEA];~go_process: GO:0055085 - transmembrane transport [Evidence IEA]), translating into MTDTGEKKSTDFDQPGFELGELQSEPTFSPDAEKRLVRKVDLMLLPLMLFAYMMAFLDKQALNYTSLMGIREDLHLVGSQYSWSSSIFYLGYLFFSPIASLLLVKFSLGKYLAMNFIIWSVILACHAATTNFTGIMIVRFFLGCTEASISPGFSLITSLWYRASEQPLRHGVWFCGNSISLIFGNLIAVGIWKIDGALTPWKWLFIIFGLVTFLWGILMLFRLPDSPTNASFLTDDEREIALARLRSNKAGYKTNKINREQIVEAFIDPKTYMLALYILAANIPNGGFTTFSGLILKGFGYSTFHTLLLGIPPGVVLFILVLGSSIVASKVRNSRLLACVFTTILSIIGTALVYGTSAIASRYVGIILMGTYSAAMPVTMAMITSNIGGFTKRSTVNAIYFVMYCAGNVIGPQLFFESEAPTYQSGLQSILVCLAVVVVDCIGLLVYLRVENMKRDRAARAGGQSHIQNTPRDEGLADVTDLKNPTFRYVF; encoded by the exons ATGACAGACACAGGTGAAAAGAAGTCTACTGACTTCGATCAGCCAGGCTTTGAACTAGGAGAGCTTCAGTCGGAGCCCACCTTCTCTCCCGATGCTGAGAAGAGGCTTGTACGCAAGGTCGACTTAAT GCTGCTTCCCCTAATGCTCTTCGCCTACATGATGGCGTTCCTCGACAAGCAGGCCCTGAACTACACCTCGCTCATGGGCATTAGAGAGGATCTGCATCTGGTGGGATCGCAGTACAGCTGGTCGTCTAGTATCTTCTACTTGGGATATCTGTTCTTCAGCCCGATTGCCTCGCTTCTGCTTGTCAAGTTTTCGCTTGGGAAATATCTCGCTATGAATTT CATCATCTGGTCCGTTATCCTGGCCTGCCACGCCGCGACGACGAACTTCACCGGAATTATGATCGTTCGCTTTTTTCTGGGCTGTACAGAAGCCAGCATCTCTCCGGGCTTCAGTCTTATAACGTCTCTGTGGTATCGCGCCTCAGAGCAGCCCCTCCGCCACGGCGTCTGGTTCTGTGGGAACTCGATCTCCCTGATTTTTGGAAACCTGATTGCTGTTGGGATTTGGAAAATAGATGGTGCTCTTACGCCATGGAAG TGGCTGTTTATAATCTTCGGCCTTGTTACCTTCCTCTGGGGCATCCTGATGCTCTTCCGACTCCCAGACTCGCCAACCAACGCATCCTTCCTGACGGATGATGAACGTGAAATTGCGCTTGCCCGACTTCGATCAAACAAGGCCGGGTATAAAACAAACAAGATAAACCGGGAGCAGATTGTGGAAGCCTTCATCGACCCAAAGACGTACATGTTGgctctatatattttagCAGCCAACATTCCCAACGGCGGATTCACCACG TTTTCGGGTCTCATCCTGAAAGGGTTTGGATATAGCACATTCCACACTCTGCTGCTCGGCATTCCCCCGGGTGTCGTTCTCTTCATACTCGTCCTGGGATC ATCAATCGTCGCGTCCAAAGTCCGCAACAGCCGTCTCCTAGCCTGCGTCTTCACCACAATCCTAAG TATAATCGGCACCGCCCTCGTCTACGGAACATCCGCAATCGCATCCCGCTACGTCGGAATCATCCTGATGGGGACATACTCCGCCGCAATGCCCGTGACAATGGCAATGATAACCTCGAATATTGGCGGGTTCACAAAACGCTCGACAGTGAATGCGATTTATTTCGTCATGTACTGCGCGGGGAATGTCATCGGCCCGCAGCTTTTCTTTGAGAGTGAGGCGCCGACGTATCAG AGTGGTCTCCAATCTATCTTGGTCTGCCTTGCCgttgtggtggttgattgtATTGGGCTACTTGTTTACCTACGGGTGGAGAATATGAAGAGGGATAGGGCTGCTAGAGCTGGAGGTCAAAGCCATATCCAGAATACACCAAGGGACGAAGGGCTGGCGGATGTGACGGATCTAAAGAATCCTACTTTCCGATATGTCTTTTAA
- a CDS encoding M20 family metallopeptidase (COG:E;~EggNog:ENOG410PJ40;~InterPro:IPR017144,IPR002933,IPR011650,IPR017439, IPR036264;~MEROPS:MER0014418;~PFAM:PF01546,PF07687;~go_function: GO:0016787 - hydrolase activity [Evidence IEA]): protein MTQTVQVPEQRFIDAVQDCLNRYDAKLQAINQKIWSNPELAYEEHEAHKNICDFFEALGDKNYSIRRQAYNLQTAFEIEYKHGDGGGRVVAFNAEYDALPGIGHACGHNLIATSSIAAFIATCEAMKAVSGSKGFTARLIGTPAEESGGGKVRLIDNGAYKDVDACLMVHPMPMAPEYPNLLSVATATTGGYLANDKVTVTFTGKPAHAAAAPWEGINALDAVVAAYVNISLLRQQLLPSQKVHGVVVNGGDRPNVIPMSATVNYYIRSPTVKTLKPLTEKIIKCFESAAMATGCKVDFEWGLSYADLKTNTPICDSYVSALRAMGQQAVFTTPPREGFGGGSTDMGNVSYVVPGFHGIFAIPADGVNHTPQFTAGAGSIESYKRAISCAAGMAIVGCRILDDQRFAEQVKADFLKDE, encoded by the exons ATGACTCAGACCGTCCAAGTACCAGAACAGCGCTTTATCGACGCAGTCCAAGACTGTCTGAACCGATATGATGCGAAATTGCAAGCCATAAATCAGAAG ATCTGGTCCAATCCGGAACTGGCATACGAAGAACACGAAGCTCACAAGAACATCTGCGACTTCTTCGAAGCCCTGGGCGATAAGAACTACAGCATTCGCCGACAGGCTTATAATCTACAAACCGCATTTGAGATTGAATATAAACACGGGGATGGCGGCGGGCGTGTTGTGGCATTCAACGCAGAATACGATGCCCTGCCAGGAATCGGGCATGCCTGTGGCCACAATCTGATCGCCACAAGTTCAATTGCTGCATTTATCGCAACCTGCGAAGCTATGAAAGCTGTCTCCGGTAGCAAAGGATTCACTGCTCGTTTGATCGGTACCCCGGCTGAGGAATCGGGGGGTGGTAAGGTCCGACTCATCGATAACGGGGCATATAAGGACGTGGACGCCTGCCTTATGGTGCATCCTATGCCCATGGCGCCGGAGTACCCCAATCTCTTGAGTGTCGCAACTGCCACCACTGGAGGGTATCTTGCCAATGATAAGGTTACGGTTACCTTTACTGGAAAGCCTGCtcacgctgctgctgcgcccTGGGAGGGTATAAATGCGCTTGACGCCGTGGTAGCAGCGTATGTCAATATCTCGCTCCTCAGACAACAACTCCTCCCATCGCAGAAGGTCCACGGTGTTGTAGTGAATGGTGGTGACCGCCCGAATGTCATTCCCATGTCCGCCACTGTGAATTATTATATTCGCTCGCCGACCGTCAAGACGCTGAAGCCTCTTACAGAGAAGATTATCAAGTGCTTCGAAAGCGCAGCAATGGCCACTGGATGTAAAGTGGACTTTGAATG GGGCCTCTCGTACGCAGATCTGAAGACAAACACGCCAATTTGCGACAGTTATGTGTCCGCCTTGCGAGCAATGGGCCAGCAGGCCGTTTTTACAACTCCACCGCGCGAGGGGTTTGGTGGCGGCTCCACTGATATGG GAAATGTATCATATGTCGTCCCAGGCTTCCACGGCATTTTCGCCATCCCAGCCGACGGCGTCAACCACACCCCGCAGTTTACAGCAGGGGCAGGGTCTATAGAATCGTATAAACGGGCAATCAGCTGCGCAGCAGGAATGGCGATAGTGGGGTGTCGGATTTTGGACGATCAGAGGTTTGCCGAGCAAGTCAAGGCGGACTTCTTGAAGGACGAGTAG
- a CDS encoding uncharacterized protein (COG:S;~EggNog:ENOG410QECY;~InterPro:IPR036864,IPR001138;~PFAM:PF00172;~TransMembrane:1 (o457-475i);~go_function: GO:0000981 - DNA-binding transcription factor activity, RNA polymerase II-specific [Evidence IEA];~go_function: GO:0008270 - zinc ion binding [Evidence IEA];~go_process: GO:0006355 - regulation of transcription, DNA-templated [Evidence IEA]), producing MDTQQDETNRPKPGKTRSRTGCRTCRIRKVKCDEEKLRIGGQAEPHCRRCSAARMRCEWQGPVPRRKTRRIAVRQCTQSQSQGPLVPASMPLHPIPSSGSVVQAANSLTLSPFDRLCLDYLQDSALVIALGKHWPWSTISYAYQKIAVKQPMLMSAILASTASEIHQSRLHGQERLSLSAGADSSDIDGRIHYGRALSGLREAFNSNERSPEKVEAIFITLWLLIDYENRFGNGANAINIHIRGIHSLLVDHVVPSLKNGDHPRAIDFEADTDAILPSGTCSDTVGHSQTAHGPVSKRGVIRDDLRQTAVPLFLLWTLYFYTPAVFRGPGAATIDDSLCRLFLQAETGIDGLTLEDLYRISRQSPSRFWGDTYPAAAKLDDLENLPGLRLYHQSHVLQFRIGELFNNSPSGLEEESYIQIVDEIISISEEYDVVLSSAKTAHSCDVGSDGRRVMETMYWASIAFYGTIVYFYLCLGSTHNSTSRLMPLETAVSHVLELSLRLHRSRPRLMLRIPWQLFLAGIATPDRIYQDWVSIRLRELGCYGRNFARLSDRFDEIIRGGDPLGSVRYLGTLQG from the exons ATGGATACACAGCAGGACGAGACGAACAGGCCGAAGCCCGGAAAAACGCGGTCCAGAACCG GCTGCCGCACGTGTCGCATCCGCAAGGTCAAGTGCGACGAAGAGAAGCTCCGCATTGGAGGCCAGGCAGAGCCACACTGCCGGCGGTGCTCGGCAGCTCGCATGCGCTGCGAATGGCAGGGGCCCGTTCCCCGGAGGAAAACACGGCGTATTGCAGTCCGTCAATGCACGCAGTCTCAGTCGCAGGGTCCTCTTGTGCCGGCTTCAATGCCCCTCCATCCGATACCCAGCTCGGGAAGTGTTGTGCAGGCGGCCAACTCCCTTACTTTGTCGCCCTTTGATCGTCTTTGTTTAGATTACCTCCAGGATTCGGCGCTGGTTATTGCTCTCGGAAAACACTGGCCATGGTCTACGATCTCCTATGCGTATCAGAAAATCGCTGTGAAACAGCCCATGCTCATGAGTGCGATTTTGGCCAGCACCGCAAGTGAAATCCACCAGTCTCGACTACACGGCCAGGAGCGTCTGAGTCTCTCTGCAGGTGCGGATTCATCCGATATTGACGGCAGAATACACTATGGTCGCGCTCTGTCTGGTCTTCGCGAAGCTTTTAATAGTAATGAAAGGTCGCCTGAAAAGGTCGAGGCCATCTTCATTACTCTATGGCTACTTATAGACTACGAGAACCGCTTCGGAAATGGCGCAAATGCTATAAATATTCATATTCGCGGCATCCATAGTCTCCTTGTGGACCATGTTGTTCCGTCGTTGAAGAATGGAGATCACCCGAGAGCAATCGATTTCGAGGCCGATACTGACGCCATCCTACCGTCTGGAACCTGCTCCGATACCGTGGGTCATTCTCAAACGGCCCATGGCCCTGTCAGTAAGAGAGGGGTTATTCGAGATGACCTTCGCCAGACAGCTGTGCCTTTATTCCTGCTATGGACACTATACTTCTATACACCGGCGGTATTTCGGGGTCCTGGCGCCGCGACGATAGACGATAGCCTGTGTCGTTTGTTCCTTCAGGCGGAAACTGGAATTGACGGCTTAACCTTGGAGGATCTGTATAGGATTAGTCGGCAATCGCCCTCTCGGTTCTGGGGGGACACCTACCCAGCAGCGGCGAAGCTGGATGATCTTGAAAACTTGCCTGGCTTGAGACTGTACCATCAGAGCCATGTACTGCAGTTCAGGATTGGTGAGCTATTCAACAACAGCCCTTCAGGGCTAGAAGAGGAAAGCTACATCCAGATTGTCGACGAGATCATTAGCATATCAGAG GAATACGACGTCGTCCTCTCCTCAGCCAAAACCGCCCACTCGTGCGACGTCGGTAGCGACGGCCGCCGCGTCATGGAAACAATGTACTGGGCATCCATCGCCTTCTACGGCACAATCGTCTACTTCTATCTCTGCTTGGGAAGCACACACAACTCCACCTCACGATTAATGCCCCTCGAAACGGCCGTTTCACATGTTTTAGAACTATCGCTGCGGCTCCACCGGAGTAGACCCCGGCTGATGCTGCGCATCCCCTGGCAACTTTTCCTTGCAGGAATTGCGACACCCGATCGCATTTACCAGGATTGGGTTTCTATCCGACTGCGAGAGCTGGGATGCTATGGGAGGAATTTCGCCCGGTTGAGTGACCGGTTTGATGAGATTATTCGGGGTGGTGATCCTTTGGGGTCTGTGAGATACTTGGGGACGCTGCAGGGTTAG